From Vitis vinifera cultivar Pinot Noir 40024 chromosome 5, ASM3070453v1, the proteins below share one genomic window:
- the LOC100248748 gene encoding probable glucan 1,3-alpha-glucosidase, whose translation MAPNINPTLPLLLLLLLFTLHLSSVSAWKKEEFRTCNQTPFCKRARSRKPHSSSLFATDVAILDGALTANLRQPPPESPDQDQIKPLLFTLSVNQNGVVRVKIDEDPSLDPPKKRFEVPDVVLPEFESTKLWLQRFQTETVDGDSGPSSVVYVADGYEAVLRHNPFEVYVREKQGKRRVLSLNSHGLFDFEQLRVKQEGDDWEERFKGHTDVRPYGPQSISFDVSFFDADFVYGIPEHASSFALRPTRGPGVDDSEPYRLFNLDVFEYIHDSPFGLYGSIPFMLGHGKARGTSGFFWLNAAEMQIDVLGSGWDAESGILLPESGGRIDTLWMSEAGIVDTFFFIGPGPKDVVRQYTSVTGTPAMPQLFSTAYHQCRWNYRDEEDVENVDSKFDEHDIPYDVLWLDIEHTDGKRYFTWDRVLFPNPEQMQNKLAAKGRHMVTIVDPHIKRDESFHLHKEATSKGYYVKDATGKDYDGWCWPGSSSYPDMLNPEIRSWWSEKFSLKNYVGSTPWLYIWNDMNEPSVFNGPEVTMPRDALHYGGVEHRELHNAYGYYFHMATSDGLVKRGDGKDRPFVLSRAFFSGSQRYGAVWTGDNTADWDQLRVSVPMILTLGLTGMTFSGADVGGFFGNPETELLVRWYQLGAYYPFFRAHAHHDTKRREPWLFGERNTELMRDAIHTRYALLPYFYTLFREANTSGVPVMRPLWMEFPSDKATFSNDEAFMVGNSLLVQGIYTEQVKHASVYLPGGQSWYDLRTGIIYKGGTAHKLEVSEETIPAFQRAGTIIPRKDRYRRSSTQMANDPYTLVIALNGSHAAEGELYIDDGKSFEFKQGAYIHRHFVFSDGKLTSSSLVPNAGRTLFSSACVIERIIVLGHSSGPKNALIEPSNRKAEIELGPLWLRRGKSAPVLTIRRPNVPVADDWTIKIL comes from the exons ATGGCCCCCAACATCAACCCTACTCTCCCTCTcctcctccttcttcttcttttcactcTCCATCTCTCCTCTGTCTCCGCTTGGAAGAAGGAAGAGTTCAGAACCTGCAACCAAACCCCCTTCTGCAAACGAGCCCGCTCCCGCAAACCCCACTCCTCTTCCCTCTTCGCCACCGACGTCGCCATCCTCGACGGCGCCCTCACTGCAAATCTCCGCCAACCACCTCCCGAATCCCCCGATCAGGATCAGATCAAGCCCCTCCTTTTTACTCTTTCGGTTAATCAAAATGGCGTCGTTCGAGTCAAGATTGACGAGGACCCCTCCCTCGATCCGCCTAAAAAGCGCTTTGAAGTGCCCGATGTGGTCCTCCCGGAGTTTGAGTCTACGAAGCTTTGGCTCCAGCGGTTTCAGACAGAGACGGTCGACGGCGATTCGGGGCCTTCCTCGGTCGTTTACGTGGCTGATGGGTACGAGGCGGTGCTTCGGCACAATCCGTTTGAGGTCTACGTGAGGGAGAAACAGGGTAAACGTAGGGTTTTGTCGTTGAATTCTCATGGGTTGTTTGATTTCGAGCAATTGAGAGTGAAACAAGAAGGGGACGATTGGGAGGAGAGGTTTAAGGGCCACACTGATGTGAGGCCCTACGGCCCCCAATCCATTAGCTTCGATGTTTCCTTTTTTGATGCCGATTTCGTGTATGGCATTCCCGAGCATGCGTCAAGCTTTGCTTTGAGGCCTACTAGAGGGCCTGGGGTTGATGATTCTGAACCTTATCGGTTGTTTAATTTAGATGTGTTTGAGTATATTCATGATTCGCCATTTGGGCTCTACGGATCAATCCCATTTATGCTTGGGCATGGAAAGGCCAGGGGGACTTCAGGATTTTTCTGGTTGAATGCAGCAGAAATGCAGATTGATGTGCTTGGCTCGGGTTGGGATGCTGAGTCTGGGATTTTGTTACCCGAGTCAGGTGGTAGGATCGATACATTGTGGATGAGTGAAGCTGGTATTGTTGATACATTCTTTTTTATCGGTCCTGGTCCAAAGGATGTTGTGAGACAGTATACGAGTGTGACAGGAACGCCAGCGATGCCACAGCTTTTTTCGACAGCTTATCACCAATGTAGGTGGAATTATAGGGATGAGGAGGATGTTGAGAATGTTGATTCCAAGTTCGATGAGCATGATATTCCTTATGATGTTTTATGGCTTGATATTGAGCATACTGATGGGAAGAGGTACTTTACATGGGATAGGGTGCTTTTCCCAAACCCAGAGCAGATGCAAAACAAGTTGGCGGCAAAGGGTAGGCATATGGTTACTATTGTGGATCCACACATTAAGCGAGATGAATCCTTTCACCTACACAAGGAGGCCACTAGTAAGGGATATTATGTTAAGGATGCAACTGGAAAGGATTATGATGGGTGGTGTTGGCCTGGATCATCATCCTACCCGGATATGTTGAACCCAGAGATCAGGTCATGGTGGTCTGAGAAGTTCTCTCTCAAGAACTATGTTGGATCAACTCCTTGGCTGTACATTtggaatgacatgaatgaaccTTCTGTCTTTAATGGCCCTGAG GTGACAATGCCTCGAGATGCTTTACATTATGGAGGTGTAGAGCACAGAGAACTACATAATGCCTATGGCTACTACTTTCATATGGCTACATCTGATGGGCTTGTAAAGCGTGGAGATGGAAAGGATCGACCTTTTGTTTTGTCAAGAGCATTCTTTTCGGGAAGTCAAAGGTATGGAGCTGTTTGGACAGGAGATAATACAGCAGACTGGGATCAACTCAGGGTTTCAGTTCCTATGATTTTGACCCTTGGCCTTACTGGAATGACATTCTCTG GTGCAGATGTTGGTGGGTTTTTTGGCAATCCTGAGACGGAGCTATTGGTACGCTGGTATCAACTAGGTGCCTACTATCCTTTCTTTAGGGCCCATGCTCATCATGACACAAAGAGACGAGAGCCTTGGTTATTTGG GGAGCGAAATACGGAACTTATGAGGGATGCCATTCACACTCGATATGCACTGCTCCcatatttttacacattattCAGAGAGGCCAACACAAGTGGTGTTCCAGTTATGCGTCCACTTTGGATGGAGTTCCCTTCTGACAAAGCTACTTTCAGCAATGATGAAGCTTTCATGGTTGGGAACAGTCTTTTGGTGCAAGGGATCtatactgag CAAGTGAAGCATGCGTCAGTGTATTTGCCAGGGGGACAGTCTTGGTATGACCTGAGAACTGGAATTATCTACAAAGGAGGTACGGCACACAAGTTAGAGGTTTCAGAAGAGACTATTCCTGCTTTTCAAAGGGCTGGAACCATCATACCAAGGAAAGACCGGTATCGACGAAGCTCTACCCAGATGGCAAATGATCCTTACACTCTG GTAATAGCTCTAAACGGTTCTCATGCGGCTGAAGGAGAACTCTATATTGACGATGGCAAAAGCTTTGAATTTAAGCAGGGGGCCTACATCCATCGCCACTTTGTGTTCTCAGATGGTAAGCTTACATCTTCAAGCTTGGTGCCCAATGCCGGTAGAACCCTATTTTCATCAGCATGCGTCATTGAGAGGATTATAGTCCTGGGCCACTCTTCTGGACCAAAAAATGCCCTCATCGAACCCTCAAATCGAAAGGCTGAAATTGAACTTGGGCCACTTTGGCTTCGAAGAGGGAAGAGTGCGCCTGTTCTAACCATCCGCAGACCTAATGTTCCAGTTGCAGATGATTGGACtataaaaattttgtaa